In the genome of Channa argus isolate prfri chromosome 8, Channa argus male v1.0, whole genome shotgun sequence, the window GTTTTAGGGACAAATTAATTATTAGATGCAAACTGTCTTGCTAGGTAAGAAACTGCTTTATTCTATCCTTTTATAAAGGCATACCTCAGCACTGGTGGAAGTGGGTGGTGGGGCCACCTCGCTTGTTTCTTCTGATTGGACCACAGGCTCATCCTCCTGGCCCCCCATGAgatcctcctccttttcttcatgtttgtgttttttcttcttcttttcttctttgctcTTTTGGAAAAACAGGAGAATTAATTCAGACCCATGTCACAGAGAGGTTAAGAAAAACAATCACGAATCATGTCACAGTTGTGTTGTCCTCTTGCTCAATTAGCTTCATCTGATTGACTGGTTTTAAGGAAAGCGTTTCATAAGATGAACAGAATGAGGATAGTGTggtttttatttagaaagaaaataaaaaccttacCTTCCTATCCCTCTCTTTgtccctcttcttctcctttttttctttgctgctcCTCTTCTTGGGCTCCTGCAGAGATGCTCTTTGTGCTTCTCTATCTTCTGTTGGGCTTTTTGGAGCCTCTGCTGCACGGTGTGACCTGACAGGCAGCTTCTCACTGTCTGCAAGAGGCCTGGACAACCAGTAACAGAGACACCTATTTTAACTTTGCTTGAATGACAACTTATCAAGTAATTGCGGTCAAATCAGAAATAGAACCATCatctgaatattatttttaaaaatttcttttGAAAAAGGTGAACAAGGCTTGTAGTTGCAGCAATCCATCAAGCGCACAGATCTCATTCAAAGCAATGAATCAAGCCATTCCTCTGTCAAAGCATTCCCAAACAGCTAGATGCTACAATAATAAATTCCTCCATATTGAACTGATATGAGTTGTCAAAGTTTGCTTCACCAAGCCTGCCCCTGTAAGCAGAAGTATTCACATTGAAGCCCCCTAGTGGCTGTTATGTATAAAAAGTCACTTCCTCTGTCTTTATCCCCAACCATATGCAAGCAATAACCATACACAGAACAAATCAGAGTAACATTTACAAGGTATATTtttgaaattctgtttttaagACGGATTTATCACCAGTTTGTGTTTAGGTTTACTTTGCATTTTCAAAGTATAGGAATGCATAAGCAACCTGAAAATGTGTTCTCTTAGAACAAGTACAATACTGTCATGTTTCCTGGGATTTCCAACCTCCACATCGGTCTAAATTTTGAAAAGGCCAAAGTCAGCTGCAGAAAAAGAACGTTGTTCATAAAGTAGTAATACTGGCCTATAGCTGAAACACAGGCTGAAAGCCACACTGGACAAAGCACAAAATAGTTGTCAATAGTTGTGAATACAGTtcacattaattattttaacagaaattaCGCCATTATGTTCATTtcttattaaataaacacatagcTAATTTGCATTCAGACCATGTAATTTTAAGTCGACTGAACGTACATAACTTTaattataatatacaataataattatacaaaCCCAAAGTCCACACTCACGAAATTAATTTGCCagtcaaacacatttgttaagcaattaaacacacattttaacaaaaagataTGCTAACATACCTGTAGGTTTCTTTGATTGTTTAGTTGACTTTGCTAGTAATGGTAGGGTGATTTCTGTTCTGCTAAGATACCGATATGGGACTATTTCTGTCCCTATGTAAATCTCTGCCCTTGTGCAGCAGTATCTaggatttgtctttgtttgaggCTTTAAACTAAAGACAAACCTTGAGATAGACAGCAGCAGCATTCCACAatactaacaaaacaaaagctaacagtCATCAAGGTGATAAACTctatttaaaagtattaaaggGTCAGTACTACTGAGGATCATTTTCAGTAGAAGAAAGGCATGGCATACATATGTGCTATTGGCAGTGCCATTTAGCTGTTAATACAGTAATTTCCACATAATCTCctcttcttttgtcttcatttgtcAGTGTAAAACTTGAGTAATATACTTCACCTACgccattaattacattttcacacattttatttatagattaGGTCAAACTGCACATATGCTTGTTATTTATAACAGGGGCAGGCGAGGCGTATCCACTTTAAAAGATAGCGTTTGAGTATTTGGAGGCATGGCACCTCTACTGACCTCAAGTGGGGAGAAACTGGGAAATGTGAGTAAAAGAATTATAAGACTTAACTCCTGGGACAGGTTTACTAAAAGCATGTGGATGCAGATTATCTTCAAGAAAAACAAGCGCTAAAATGCTTTTAGGAGCCTACTTCAGGACAGGTGGTGAAAAATTAAGTCTTGAAAACATCAACAGCagcctaaaaataaaattgtgttttgttcataAAACTACGTAAAACTTATTAAatataaggattttttttaaactggaacCCCTCTTCTCTTAAGTGAAGAGGAAACAGAGCTGATGATATAGTCAAGCTTAAAGTAAGGTAAGGGATCCTATATAATTTAATGTACTATGACAATAACTACAAtaaaacagatataaaaaaGTACAAGCTAATAGAGTAGAACAAGGACACAGGCACTTAAAAGTCCAAGGAATGGATAGTAAAAAGCTAATAGATGGAATAACTATGTTAGCGAAAAGAACATGACACCCATTaggagagacacaaagagaggtAGTCCATGTATAGTCGAAGCACACGTCCTTTGGCTGGGGTAGTACTCACCTTTGCCCAGCGGCTTCCATCAAGCTGCCGAAACAGACAGGCAGTAATGGGTGTGTGTAGGCATAGAAAGGGGAAAGCAGACAGCACAACGCCATAAGGAGTCAGAGGAGGAAATTGGCCAAGCCAGATCAGCTGTGACCCTGTGGCCAGGAAGCTcaagaaataaataaggaacaaaaatgaacagtttcaaacaataaagaaaaaaaaaaaacccaaaatccAGATTAAAAAGAACTACCTTAAGGGTTTGGGCTCAAAATTGTCACACATGTAAATGACAGGATTCTACAAATAAACATTATGTGGTAAAACAGAGATTTACAGAAAGGTCTGGACCTGTAAAAAGCAGAGATATGGTCTACATAGCATTGACTCACTTGTCCAGGTCAATGTCCAGGGCTTTGTGAGGGTCATTggggtctttgtcatcatcatcactggGTAAGGCATTCTGAATGAATGACATGGCGGAATAGCCGTTATCAAAATGACCTAGTGTTTTGCCTCAACAATACATTAATGACTTTCAGTcacaaagtggagaaaaaaattgtaaagaaaTTTTTTGGTATTTCATTTAGATTGAGACATAGTTTATCGCAGCAGGAATCCCTCACTCTTTACCTTTTGAGGTTAGGGTGATAACTAGGGAGGAGAACTAATTATTTTATAGTTAAATAGTTTGCACTTTTTTCAGGGTACCTCTGGCATCTCCTCTGTAACTATATCAACCATGTGCGCAGGTGTGATGTCTTCCTCGCTCTCTGGACCCGAATCGTGTTTCTTTCCGCGGCCACTGcgcttttctttcctcttcttcttctctttctttttcttctctgctctctctttctgccgTCGCTCCTCCTCCAGCTTGACATACTGGTCAGACATAGGCAGACCTGTGAAACAGGAGAAAGCCACAAAAGGTTTTAATAAAGGGAAAGgtagtaaaacaaacaaataataataaatactaataaaacaaacaatattaaagcaaaattaaaaataagcatTAAGTAGGCCTGAACCATTACAGTATCTGCATTATGTTAAAGCACAAACGCAAGTACAGGAAAGTAAAAGGCAGAAAAGTACGCCATTCAAGTTGAAGAGTCATTAATGTGACATTAGCATCTTGTGGTAGTGCTGGGACAGTGTGTCACACCTGGGACTTTGAGAGGCACACTGAGGTCAATCTGCACGACTGGGATGTGCTCCACTCCAGGGGCATCTTGGTAAAcctgcacaaacaaaacatccatttaaaacaaaacattagtttGTGTTGCACAGTctaactacattttttttattaatctcaCTTTATTGCTTATAAAagacaggttttaaaaacacaggaacaaacaaacatgtactATTGCAGAGTGATAATGGGTGTTTAGCACACCTTCTGAGAGGATGGGGAAGCCTTGATATAGAATGGGTTGTTGGCTTGCTCCTGCTTCCTGGCTTCTCTCCTCTGGAAGTTGGAGGAAAAGAATGAGCatcatttaaatcaataaagaaCAGTCTGCTTATGTTATACCATGAAGTAGGAAACCAAATTTACTCAAAGCAAAAGTCTGAGAAATTCGAAATGGCTTGAATTGTTTTGGAGATCAGATATGCATGTTCAGTTACATAGATAGTAATgtctgtattttatatttttatcttgATTATTTCAAGTTACACGTAGCATTTGGGTGAAAGACTATATTTTGTCAGGGCAGACTTTGAAATCCCATCACAGcatacatatttacacacataatCTACAAAAAactaagataaaaaaaaaatgtttttcaccaaCATATccaatttattcaaattaataatacaaaaaaaaaaaaaaatcttcagttTAGCAAAGCTACAATCATCTACTAGCTTACCCTCGCCAGCTCCTTTTCGTCCACCTCTGTGTGACGGGGACGAGAATGTTTGGGTTCCTCCCTAGCAAAAATAGCCTTGGGCTGCTCATCCTCAGACTCGCTCTCAGATGGAGGCTCATTGATCCATGCATCCAAGTCCAGACTGCACAATCAAGATCAAGATTCAAAggcaaattatttttagatttcaaTTAGAGTCTAACTATTTAACAATATATGTTCCCTGTGTACTCAGACAACTCACCCTTCAGGAACAGGCACTTTTTTCTGTGCCTTGGGGGCTACAGGGTTAAGTTCTCCAGCAAAGAGTTCACTGACTTCCTCCGCTACTTCTATATCTTTTTGCTGCAGTTTCTGGATATACTTGACAAGCTGCAGGATACAAGAGGCCTGTGGACATGAAAGATCAAATAGAGATTTACATTAGGTATTTATCAGATCTACATGAATTTGGTAACTTTGTGAGGCGTACAATGTCAAAGTTAAGATTTGTATAATAGtttaagcaaaagaaaaaaggttccTTTATATCTTACCCTTTCCTGAACCTCCAGGTTGGCGCTCTGGACAAACAGTGGCAGCCTGTCTATCATCAGCTGGATGGTTTCCTGTGCAgctgtgctgtctgtgttccCCTCCTGGCTCTTTAGCACGGTGGCAAACAGCTTGGCTGCATTCTGCACATATACTGCCTGAATGTGGCCTGGTAACGTGGCAACCTTTGGCCGCAGCATGGCCTCCAGCGTTTGCATGGGGTTCTCAAGATGTCTGTAGAAAAGGAGAAGGTGGAGTTCTGTGAATCTTGGTTTGCATGATAACAGAGGAAAGAAATGGTGAGTAGCATCTAAGCCGAGCTGCCAGTTATATGCTCATGGATTCATTGTGGCATACAAGTGAGGTGATGCTCCTGTCATTACAatcttaaaatatgttttgcaaaaCTGGGGAGCCTGACGTACTCTGAGAATTCTCCACAGATCCAGGCTGCAGCATACAACACTTCACAGATGCCGTTACGTTGCATGTTGCCAGTCAGCAGGTGGGCATTGTCCAGTAGAGTTGCCATCTGGGCAACAGCAAAGGCCCGAATGGCTTTGACCCGAATAGCAACATCCAGCATCTGAGAGGCGATAAGGTGGCCATGCCGTGTGCCCTCTAATCGGGTCAGCTCCACCAGAATACTGATGTACCTGttaagcaaatacaaaaaaaaaaaaaaaaatcaaatcaagtaaACTAAACTTTGACTGAAGCATAGGACATTTCTGGCTTGGAGTAAAACTGACCATTCAAAGTTAGTAATGTACTGATAGTTGCTCTGGCTGCAGATATCAATGATCTTGGTGAGCAGTTCATCTCTGTAGGTCGTTCCTTCTGCTTTGTCGACATGAAGCATCAGCTTCTTTACAATTTCCATCAAGTTCTTTTTGGATACCTGGGAAGAGCAAACACCAGGTGATTTAGTTTAAATTTGCAGTGCCAAAACTCTTTTCGTAAAAAGGCTGTGAAGTCCTCAAAATTTTAAAACCAGGTGAATTTGCAGTTTGGCATTTAATTGGAAAATTTTGTTTCCACACTTAATAATCACATGCATTTATCCAGAGGAGTTTTTAGACTTGTTACAGGCAATGCAGAATGACATCGGTACCTAAAAATTACAATCATAAAATGGTATAACCTGTAACCATTTCTGGCAGTGATTGGTTTGTCTATTATATTAGCCACTTCATTTCACTATATTGTTGCTGTCAACTAAAACTTTAACTGTAATGTACAAATCAAGTCATCTTGTCAAACACATGAAGGCAGACTGACATTTACCAGTAactacagaaaaatacattttcctgttttgtttggaAGAGAGATGATTTGTTAAAACCTGACAATAATTCAAAGATCACTAGAAGATAACTACAAATTTAGCCTTTTACCATGCCATAGAGCAGGTCCAGGGCTCTTAAGCGAATGGACTCATCCTTGTCATCCAGACACTGGAGAATAAGGTCCTTATGAGACTGCACTGACTTCGGATGGGTTTTCAGGATCTTTGACATAGCCAGCAGGCCCAGGTACTTCACTACataaatgcatacacacacatggcCTTAGCACATTTACAAACAGACACTCAATAACCCTTAGCTCTCTGTATCctataaagaaaacatatagTTACATCTCtacatttatatcattttatagcattattcttttttattgaaaatgaaatctgtCATTGTAATATCTTATTCAAAACCTTATATATTTGAATCTTGTTACTCAGTTGTCACTGTAgtcacaaaacaaattcaaaatcagaTTTCCTAGAGATCCAGAGTCTCCAAATAATTTCTCTTGGCATGTCTACCTCTTAAAAAACCTTTCCTTATAAATAATActacaattacatttagtcactcTGTAAGACTTAAAAATAGCAAGTATGTTCAAACAAAAGATATGACAAACTGTTATGTTTCGTGAAATAATCAATTAAAATCTATAtggaaataacacaaaatattggAAGGGAaggaacaaaaaacatacagaccaatggaaaggacaaacaaacacatacacacaggacaGAACATTTATTGGACAtatagttttgtttgactaTAGCATCCATCACATGCATGGCAACATTTCGTACTGAAttgccaaaaacatttttgaagactCAAAAATCTGCTGAATCCCGCTCTTCTGTTGATCAACTAATCTAACAGAGACAACAAGTGTCTCTTAAGATTTTTTGATGAATGTGTGAGCATGTGAGGCATTGACCTTGAGGTGGGATGAGGATGGTCACTGCAGCAAATACATTGCAGAAATGACCATTGAAATGGCCTCAGTGCAACTGCAGGAGACAATGGCTACCACCTCTTCTAGATCTATTTTAACTATGGAAAGGTGAGAGGAGCAGTTTATTGCTGCCTTCAATCGATGCCTTCTTAgggatgttttcttttcattacaaATTCTTAAACACCAATTAGACCTTTTGAATTTAGATCACATGTAAcagattataataataatacactatttataaaaaagaaaagaaaagaataaattaaatccGGAGGGCCATCTACTAGTGGTGTACGACACACGTACAACTATGTGAGGAAGATCCAGATAACTCGAATGACTGGACGCAACAATGCCAGTTTGAATTGGGAGTATAAAGCCAGACCTTTTACCATTGTCAGACATATTCTGACTTTCAAAACAAATTGGGAAGAACTGGGTGTATGTTGTTCACATTCCCTGTCAGACGTGTGTTACGTAGACTTAAGTCCAATGGTATTCCAAGCAGGCTACCTAAACTAATGAAGTTCGAGTTATCCAGTATCAGGGAGACTACgttaatgtcttttaaaaaggCTGTACTATTCTATAATCAGAAACACGCAGACAATGAGAAAATGACACACTGCAGGCATTGACAGAGGGCTCACAGTTCTGGTCCGAGTCTTCTATCAGGATTCGCAGTTTCTGCACACAGAgctgagagggagacagagagtggGGGAGAATAGGAGAGTcattaaaaacaccataaaCTTTCCACATCAGTTTCAGTCTTCTCATAGAACActtcaaataacaaaaattagATTATGCAAAAAGTTGGGGAAATAGAGCCTGTATTTGATGGTGCAATTTAGCTGTTTTATACATTACTGTCAGTTGGGAAAGCAAGagaagagctgtgtgtttgcttgtctgACAATACTGTACTCACAACTTGTTAGAAAAGACACACTCGTGAACAGAAGGAAACGGGTGAAAGCATGCCCTGTTGTTCCACTGCAGTGGAAAGAATAGAAATGAACATGAAACCATATTAAAGCTTAGATGGAGGAGCGGAACTAAAAGCCTAACCTGGATACTTGCGCTGTGGTTGGGCATCCCAGAAGACAAAGAAATCAACACTGTAATGTGGgacaaacaaaaattcaaatgttgAGATGagtattcatttaaaatgcacattaagaagagagaaaatgtgtgggAATATTATCACCCTCTATTTGAAGGATGTCTGAAGATCAATTTTCACTTTAATTAGCAGCTTCAAATTAAtgaagtaacattttttttaaatgacattattgCAATTAGTAAGAATAATAAAAGATCAAACACTTTCATAATTAGGTAATACAACTGAACTAgctttgtaaaattaaaatgcagcaaaatgttaGTATCACTACAGTCCACATAATACTGACCTGCAATCACAGTGTTGACACATTCATACAACAAAGACATGGCAGAGGTACTGGGAGAAAGAAGGTgtatgagagaaagagagcattttattattaattattaccaATGCATTTACAAGATCCGGCAGTTTTAATCTTTGGAAGAGATAATAAATCGGGGATTTTATCTTACCTGTGAATTAAGTTTGTCAAAGGTTCAATCAGCTTCTTCCCTAGTCGTGGCTCTAGTGGTGTAAGCGCACCAAACTATAAATGCAAGGAGTGTCATAACACATATTAGTcaggaaagagaggaaatgtagaaatgtctacagttttactaatttaaaatctgttttcttttgttataaTTTTCTTGTATTTTAGTTAAGACTGGAAGAGAAACTTGAAGCTGTTAACAAGACCACCTTgtttgtgcagtgtgtgtgtgtgtgtgtgtgtgtgtatatatatatatatttttttttttttgtacaatgCAGCTTGTCATGTGACCTCACTGCAATAAGATCTACTGAAGCCAATGCCAGAGAAGGAACCAGTATCATACAACTgtatataaacaaatacattaaaaaaaatacaatataagaTAAAGCCCAGAGTGAAGTttaagcaatttttaaaaagttgttccCTGTATCTGTCGACGTACCAGCTTAATAATCTTAATTAAAACCCAGTTATTAGTAGATGAGGTCATAAGTTTAAAGAAAAGTGGGGCCAGAGACAGGTAGTTCTTGGGATTTCTCCGAGCCAGCTCACAGATTACATTTACGGCAGCTGACTGAACACCTAAAGAGGACAAaacacatgagaaaaaaaacaaggattaTCAAACCATAATTTATTTGCTTATAACATTAATGGAAAATCTTTTATGTATCGTTTACTGAAAATGAACGAAGTAATAACACAACACAGAACATAGACACTGAACTAATGACCATGTGAGAAATTAGAGAGTACATTTAACTATAACTGATCCCATCTGAAACATGCCTAACCAAAAGAAATTGTTCTGAACACATACTGAACACCCCCAATAGCTCTGACAGAATCACAAATGAGTTCTTCTTTATCTCATCTTCTTAGTAAGAAGACTAAGCTGAATAATTCATGGAGTTCAGGTGACAGAATGCCTGTCCCAAGGAGCGCCAGCACAATCTATGATTTAGCAATTTGGCATGAAAAACGTTTTAGCCCCAAACAAAGCTTCACAGCcgaaaacagcaaacaaaagaaaataaaaagcatgttttttttccccccgtcAGCAGTAAACTACAGGACTCTAGAGAAAAGGGTGTCACTGCTGATACCTGGGTCTGGGTCCTCTAGTTTCTCCTTGAGCCTGGGGAAAGCGGGGCGTAGGGACTCTGGGTACTTCAGAAATACCTTATACATGATCAACACTGCTTTCTTTCTAATGTAGGGTTTAGTGTGGGACATCTAGAGTGGGAAAacagcaaagagagaagagacagtTGTGATCAAACTGTTGAAAGAAACAATTCtacagaagatgatgaggatgcAAGagttaaaaagggaaaattaactgtgtccaagaaaaaaaagtgcaagtacttgtTAGTTAATCTCTTGACATACTGACTCACCAGTGTCATGATGTCATTGGCTAGGTCGCGTGCCAGGTCAGGTGTCACAAAACAAGAGAGGCCAGTGAGTGCAACACCTGTGTCATACTGGTTGGGACTGCTGAGATCCTGTGAGAACAAAGGTATTTAAGTACAGAGTCCAAGAATCCCTCCCTCACACAACATGAGCATAAAGAACATAAGCTTAACTGACCTTTCTGATCTGATTGGTTGTCAACATGATGACATCAGTGCTCTCATGAAAGCACTGTGAGGCTGCCAGGTAGCCAATCCTCTATTGGAAAACAACAACCAGAGAGAATTACAAATCTGCTGCATTTTAACTGTGTATTGTGGGTtcaagtacaattttattaatttttaaagctCAACCTAAGCGATTTACCCACAGAGTAGACATAATCattcgtcattcaaccgctggctgtctaggtggtgtccagcaaacaatgtgggctacatagacaattggaaacgtttttggggaaaacctaggctgattaggagagatggcatccatcctactttagatggtgcagctttcttatccagaaatatggctggttttattaaacaaccaaaagtatgacagtccagagttgagcctaggatgcagagatccagatccagtcctacacgcctctctgcagtgtccttacaaccgtcacccccccacaactcccacatacctatagagactgtgtctgttccccgacctaaattacataaagtaaatatgacaacaagaggagttaatcataataacctaataaaagttaagactactcctcttacagaacaaaaccccaaaactattaaatgtggattattaaatatcagatctctctcttctaaatctctgttagtaaatgacttaataagcgat includes:
- the ap3d1 gene encoding AP-3 complex subunit delta-1 isoform X4, whose protein sequence is MALKIVKGSIDRMFDKNLQDLVRGIRNHKEDEAKYISTCIDEIKQELKQDNIAVKANAVCKLTYLQMLGYDVSWAAFNIVEVMSSSKFTYKRIGYLAASQCFHESTDVIMLTTNQIRKDLSSPNQYDTGVALTGLSCFVTPDLARDLANDIMTLMSHTKPYIRKKAVLIMYKVFLKYPESLRPAFPRLKEKLEDPDPGVQSAAVNVICELARRNPKNYLSLAPLFFKLMTSSTNNWVLIKIIKLFGALTPLEPRLGKKLIEPLTNLIHSTSAMSLLYECVNTVIAVLISLSSGMPNHSASIQLCVQKLRILIEDSDQNLKYLGLLAMSKILKTHPKSVQSHKDLILQCLDDKDESIRLRALDLLYGMVSKKNLMEIVKKLMLHVDKAEGTTYRDELLTKIIDICSQSNYQYITNFEWYISILVELTRLEGTRHGHLIASQMLDVAIRVKAIRAFAVAQMATLLDNAHLLTGNMQRNGICEVLYAAAWICGEFSEHLENPMQTLEAMLRPKVATLPGHIQAVYVQNAAKLFATVLKSQEGNTDSTAAQETIQLMIDRLPLFVQSANLEVQERASCILQLVKYIQKLQQKDIEVAEEVSELFAGELNPVAPKAQKKVPVPEGLDLDAWINEPPSESESEDEQPKAIFAREEPKHSRPRHTEVDEKELARRREARKQEQANNPFYIKASPSSQKVYQDAPGVEHIPVVQIDLSVPLKVPGLPMSDQYVKLEEERRQKERAEKKKKEKKKRKEKRSGRGKKHDSGPESEEDITPAHMVDIVTEEMPENALPSDDDDKDPNDPHKALDIDLDNLMEAAGQRPLADSEKLPVRSHRAAEAPKSPTEDREAQRASLQEPKKRSSKEKKEKKRDKERDRKSKEEKKKKKHKHEEKEEDLMGGQEDEPVVQSEETSEVAPPPTSTSAEDASTVAAEATPIPKLISGKAPNSEPDEPKDTEKEETKSSKHKKKKQKKDKEEKDKKKKKKHHHHHHHSDGGGEESVQNGTMEEEDPLPPMSNYCLLAENSYIKMMMEDADEVCDIQGNLQDGSQVVVSVIFENKCESFLKSMEFNVLDSLNSKLHRPEGSGPHDGLVVPFQLPPGVSNEARFVFTVQSIVMPQKLKGTLAFIVKNEDSSTHEKLDFKLHFTCTSYLITTPCYSDAFAKLLESGDLKTSSVRLEGVNMPFHHLLARICFHHHFSVVERIDSCASMYSRSIQGHHVCLLVKFSDQTVSIDAKCDEPTLLGNVLDEIKQTFSKC
- the ap3d1 gene encoding AP-3 complex subunit delta-1 isoform X2, with the protein product MALKIVKGSIDRMFDKNLQDLVRGIRNHKEDEAKYISTCIDEIKQELKQDNIAVKANAVCKLTYLQMLGYDVSWAAFNIVEVMSSSKFTYKRIGYLAASQCFHESTDVIMLTTNQIRKDLSSPNQYDTGVALTGLSCFVTPDLARDLANDIMTLMSHTKPYIRKKAVLIMYKVFLKYPESLRPAFPRLKEKLEDPDPGVQSAAVNVICELARRNPKNYLSLAPLFFKLMTSSTNNWVLIKIIKLFGALTPLEPRLGKKLIEPLTNLIHSTSAMSLLYECVNTVIAVLISLSSGMPNHSASIQLCVQKLRILIEDSDQNLKYLGLLAMSKILKTHPKSVQSHKDLILQCLDDKDESIRLRALDLLYGMVSKKNLMEIVKKLMLHVDKAEGTTYRDELLTKIIDICSQSNYQYITNFEWYISILVELTRLEGTRHGHLIASQMLDVAIRVKAIRAFAVAQMATLLDNAHLLTGNMQRNGICEVLYAAAWICGEFSEHLENPMQTLEAMLRPKVATLPGHIQAVYVQNAAKLFATVLKSQEGNTDSTAAQETIQLMIDRLPLFVQSANLEVQERASCILQLVKYIQKLQQKDIEVAEEVSELFAGELNPVAPKAQKKVPVPEGLDLDAWINEPPSESESEDEQPKAIFAREEPKHSRPRHTEVDEKELARRREARKQEQANNPFYIKASPSSQKVYQDAPGVEHIPVVQIDLSVPLKVPGLPMSDQYVKLEEERRQKERAEKKKKEKKKRKEKRSGRGKKHDSGPESEEDITPAHMVDIVTEEMPENALPSDDDDKDPNDPHKALDIDLDNLMEAAGQRPLADSEKLPVRSHRAAEAPKSPTEDREAQRASLQEPKKRSSKEKKEKKRDKERDRKSKEEKKKKKHKHEEKEEDLMGGQEDEPVVQSEETSEVAPPPTSTSAEVSDLDFWLSNAPVPSNTQDASTVAAEATPIPKLISGKAPNSEPDEPKDTEKEETKSSKHKKKKQKKDKEEKDKKKKKKHHHHHHHSDGGGEESVQNGTMEEEDPLPPMSNYCLLAENSYIKMVCDIQGNLQDGSQVVVSVIFENKCESFLKSMEFNVLDSLNSKLHRPEGSGPHDGLVVPFQLPPGVSNEARFVFTVQSIVMPQKLKGTLAFIVKNEDSSTHEKLDFKLHFTCTSYLITTPCYSDAFAKLLESGDLKTSSVRLEGVNMPFHHLLARICFHHHFSVVERIDSCASMYSRSIQGHHVCLLVKFSDQTVSIDAKCDEPTLLGNVLDEIKQTFSKC
- the ap3d1 gene encoding AP-3 complex subunit delta-1 isoform X1, with the protein product MALKIVKGSIDRMFDKNLQDLVRGIRNHKEDEAKYISTCIDEIKQELKQDNIAVKANAVCKLTYLQMLGYDVSWAAFNIVEVMSSSKFTYKRIGYLAASQCFHESTDVIMLTTNQIRKDLSSPNQYDTGVALTGLSCFVTPDLARDLANDIMTLMSHTKPYIRKKAVLIMYKVFLKYPESLRPAFPRLKEKLEDPDPGVQSAAVNVICELARRNPKNYLSLAPLFFKLMTSSTNNWVLIKIIKLFGALTPLEPRLGKKLIEPLTNLIHSTSAMSLLYECVNTVIAVLISLSSGMPNHSASIQLCVQKLRILIEDSDQNLKYLGLLAMSKILKTHPKSVQSHKDLILQCLDDKDESIRLRALDLLYGMVSKKNLMEIVKKLMLHVDKAEGTTYRDELLTKIIDICSQSNYQYITNFEWYISILVELTRLEGTRHGHLIASQMLDVAIRVKAIRAFAVAQMATLLDNAHLLTGNMQRNGICEVLYAAAWICGEFSEHLENPMQTLEAMLRPKVATLPGHIQAVYVQNAAKLFATVLKSQEGNTDSTAAQETIQLMIDRLPLFVQSANLEVQERASCILQLVKYIQKLQQKDIEVAEEVSELFAGELNPVAPKAQKKVPVPEGLDLDAWINEPPSESESEDEQPKAIFAREEPKHSRPRHTEVDEKELARRREARKQEQANNPFYIKASPSSQKVYQDAPGVEHIPVVQIDLSVPLKVPGLPMSDQYVKLEEERRQKERAEKKKKEKKKRKEKRSGRGKKHDSGPESEEDITPAHMVDIVTEEMPENALPSDDDDKDPNDPHKALDIDLDNLMEAAGQRPLADSEKLPVRSHRAAEAPKSPTEDREAQRASLQEPKKRSSKEKKEKKRDKERDRKSKEEKKKKKHKHEEKEEDLMGGQEDEPVVQSEETSEVAPPPTSTSAEVSDLDFWLSNAPVPSNTQDASTVAAEATPIPKLISGKAPNSEPDEPKDTEKEETKSSKHKKKKQKKDKEEKDKKKKKKHHHHHHHSDGGGEESVQNGTMEEEDPLPPMSNYCLLAENSYIKMMMEDADEVCDIQGNLQDGSQVVVSVIFENKCESFLKSMEFNVLDSLNSKLHRPEGSGPHDGLVVPFQLPPGVSNEARFVFTVQSIVMPQKLKGTLAFIVKNEDSSTHEKLDFKLHFTCTSYLITTPCYSDAFAKLLESGDLKTSSVRLEGVNMPFHHLLARICFHHHFSVVERIDSCASMYSRSIQGHHVCLLVKFSDQTVSIDAKCDEPTLLGNVLDEIKQTFSKC